The Apostichopus japonicus isolate 1M-3 chromosome 6, ASM3797524v1, whole genome shotgun sequence genome contains a region encoding:
- the LOC139969283 gene encoding calcium-activated chloride channel regulator 1-like, producing the protein MMTTRITNLFALVVFAVTISSFIREGLALTRPYSVKLVNNGYEDVVIAIHEDVPEDQKLIDEIKRMFIDASPYLYEATKRRIFFRRVTILVPMTWNDNALYVSPLNFTFDTADAIVATENPRFSTGTAGLTVPHCKHFEGCGKQAAYIHFSPSFLMDDNREIYHGNTGRLLVHEWGHYRWGLFNEYPDPIADPDFQQSFYHSPTTGRFEATRCSSDYTSYNLVYDEKKSTFRFCNGNQNVGYEDGCISIPSTSQPSISGSIMYGYTSIPEVTQFCDNDTSDPSNYHVTEAPHKHNRLCDLRSNWEVMREHPDFQGSESQPRDIPDSQLVPEIVVARARPAQMVLVLDTSGSMNNYGRIQKQATTAQNFIVTTLVQGTLLGIVHFSDEAFELSNFTLVESDKVRRNLAGKVPQSAKGSTCIGCGLEKALEIIESNNNSAAGATVLLITDGQNTKSPEKLEEMQALYPEKQVKINCVAFTNNADGILRNLSSSTGGRLFLQTDDAKSTGLHDAFIATTIGSGTSKDRPIELLTQSFQMDPAEQRSGGVFIDGTLGNRTTFEFMYFKKRLDSSLQVILTSPSGTVYDESSQGYGVDLTFSVSAFRVAGIAEPGWWSYKVTNRLQEALDILVTIVSYPARHGVEPIITTAEMSDSLTDVSSQHLIAFAEVRQGFSPVVNCRVVATIEDPIGQSMEIELLDNGAGADITTGDGIYSRYVTKYGGEGFYGIRISVDDNNGTALILNQHGAGLPYSRGLAYVDPEELLAGNLPTVDGEPITLPGMPIAPLTGTPAPPFSRQTSAGSSRVEYSGGDFPSNLNQPPSKINDLRVTSTSYSDGHITLEFTAPGSDLDSGTAEKYQILHSTSIRNLHNDGAVELDEHAIVVGNLTEPSPFGKKEKLIVHYPIDEEDDAITINFAIIAFDEVGNESPLSNIATATLRKYIPTASPDVDTSTHMKTTTVPTAIVDLRPDPLPIAALVGGVLGATLFFLLIALFGFMLQKIIVNKKGKPDNFHEEKSPHHQNKGYDNGIHGHETA; encoded by the exons ATGATGACGACTCGTATTACGAATCTGTTTGCCCTTGTCGTATTCGCCGTGACAATTTCGTCCTTTATTCGGGAAGGACTCGCTTTGACGAGGCCGTACTCGGTCAAACTCGTCAACAACGGATACGAAGATGTGGTGATTGCGATCCACGAAGACGTTCCCGAGGACCAGAAACTGATAGATGAAATTAAG CGAATGTTCATCGATGCCTCACCATACCTGTACGAAGCGACCAAAAGGAGAATTTTCTTTCGACGCGTGACCATCCTGGTACCAATGACATGGAACGACAACGCCCTCTATGTCAGTCCCTTGAATTTCACCTTTGACACCGCTGATGCTATTGTTGCCACCGAAAATCCTCGATTTTCTACTGGTACCGCTGGTCTAACAGTTCCACATTGCAAGCATTTTGAAGGATGCGGGAAACAAGCGGCGTACATCCATTTCTCGCCATCTTTCTTGATGGATGACAATAGAGAAATTTATCACGGAAATACAg GACGACTGCTTGTCCACGAGTGGGGCCATTACCGTTGGGGTCTATTCAATGAATACCCGGACCCTATAGCCGATCCAGATTTTCAGCAGTCATTTTATCACTCTCCAACTACGGGCAGATTCGAGGCGACACg GTGTTCTAGTGACTACACATCTTACAATCTTGTCTACGACGAAAAGAAATCCACATTTCGATTTTGCAATGGAAACCAAAATGTTGGGTATGAAGATGGCTGTATTAGCATACCTAGTACTTCTCAACCTAGCATCAGTGGTTCTATTATGTATGGTTACACCAGTATACCGgag GTCACTCAGTTTTGTGATAACGACACATCAGATCCTAGCAACTATCACGTGACCGAAGCTCCTCATAAACACAACCGTCTCTGCGATCTCCGGAGTAACTGGGAAGTGATGAGAGAACATCCAGACTTTCAAG GAAGTGAGAGTCAACCACGTGACATCCCAGACAGCCAATTGGTCCCCGAGATTGTCGTTGCCCGAGCCAGACCTGCTCAAATGGTTCTAGTTCTAGACACGTCAGGCAGTATGAAT AATTATGGCAGAATACAGAAGCAAGCCACGACAGCACAAAACTTCATAGTCACAACCTTGGTTCAGGGCACACTTCTTGGAATCGTCCATTTCTCGGACGAAGCTTTTGAGTTAAGCAACTTTACCCTTGTAGAGTCGGACAAGGTACGAAGAAATTTAGCCGGTAAAGTTCCACAATCGGCAAAGGGTAGCACCTGCATTGGTTGCGGACTGGAGAAAGCACTGGAA ATTATcgaaagtaataacaacagcgcCGCTGGTGCGACCGTGTTGCTCATAACGGACGGGCAAAACACGAAATCGCCCGAGAAACTTGAGGAAATGCAAGCATTATACCCAGAGAAGCAAGTGAAGATCAATTGCGTAGCTTTCACGAATAATGCTGATGGTATCTTGAGGAATTTATCCAGTTCAACGG GTGGACGTTTATTCCTGCAAACCGACGATGCAAAGTCAACAGGATTACACGATGCTTTCATTGCAACAACAATCGGATCAGGAACCAGTAAAGATCGACCAATCGAA CTATTGACGCAGTCTTTTCAGATGGACCCAGCGGAACAAAGAAGTGGGGGCGTTTTCATCGATGGAACCCTCGGGAACCGAACAACCTTTGAGTTCATGTATTTCAAGAAGAGATTGGATTCCA GTTTGCAAGTGATCCTCACCTCCCCGTCTGGAACTGTGTATGATGAAAGTAGTCAGGGTTATGGGGTAGATCTCACTTTCAGTGTTTCAGCATTCAGAGTGGCTGGCATTGCAGAG CCCGGATGGTGGTCCTATAAGGTGACAAATCGCTTGCAAGAGGCACTAGATATCTTGGTGACCATTGTGTCGTACCCAGCTCGACATGGAGTAGAGCCTATCATTACAACAGCAGAGATGAGCGACAGCCTAACCGACGTATCCAGCCAACACCTTATAGCCTTTGCAGAGGTACGCCAGGGTTTTAGTCCGGTTGTTAACTGTAGGGTAGTAGCAACCATCGAGGACCCAATCGGACAGTCAATGGAGATAGAACTACTTGACAACGGAGCag GTGCTGATATCACGACTGGGGATGGCATTTACTCACGTTATGTCACAAAGTATGGCGGCGAAGGGTTCTATGGCATTAGAATAAGCGTTGATGACAACAACGGAACAGCTCTCATTCTGAATCAACATGGTGCAGGGTTACCCTACTCTAGAGGCCTAGCTTACGTAGACCCGGAAGAACTGCTTGCTGGGAACCTGCCAACAGTAG acGGGGAGCCTATAACTCTACCCGGTATGCCGATTGCCCCGCTTACAGGAACTCCTGCCCCTCCGTTTTCTAGGCAAACATCAGCAGGCTCAAGTAGGGTAGAATATTCCGGAGGGGATTTCCCAAGTAATTTGAACCAACCACCGTCCAAGATCAATGACCTCAGAGTGACTTCAACGTCATATTCGGATGGACATATAACGTTAGAGTTTACAGCACCTGGAAGCGATTTAGATAGCGGAACTG CTGAAAAGTACCAAATTCTCCATTCGACGTCGATAAGGAATTTACACAACGATGGCGCTGTTGAATTGGACGAGCATGCAATCGTTGTCGGAAATTTGACAGAGCCCTCTCCCTTtggcaagaaagaaaaattaattgtTCACTATCCCATCGACGAAGAAGATGACGCCATTACGATCAATTTTGCTATCATAGCCTTCGACGAAGTGGGAAACGAAAGTCCACTTTCTAACATTGCTACTGCTACTTTGCGTAAGTACATTCCTACAGCGTCCCCTGATGTGGATACATCAACTCACATGAAGACAACCACGGTCCCTACCGCTATAGTGGACCTCAGACCCGACCCATTACCAATTGCGGCTCTCGTTGGCGGGGTACTCGGTGCCACTTTGTTCTTCCTGTTGATTGCATTGTTCGGCTTCATGTTGCAGAAGATTATTGTAAACAAGAAAGGAAAACCCGACAACTTCCATGAAGAAAAATCCCCTCATCATCAGAACAAGGGTTATGATAACGGCATTCATGGACATGAAACTGCTTAA